The Corynebacterium glaucum genome includes a region encoding these proteins:
- a CDS encoding FN3 domain-containing metallophosphoesterase family protein, translating to MRTRFLTVSVAAAVAVSGLTVPVAFGQEEQQGAPITATNEYIQSNYINTFSLPTKKPENVILQAGATESSVMLNWITEAGVEAQSVRIREAGQTNDAARVVSATATQETVSVTEGDPRKITPVLTEVTAHKVTVDNLKENTEYTYAVGSEADGWSEEYTFNTGTYGDSWNFLHFGDVQVYSNKEEFQDQVAGWNNTVDQATNKFPQTSFLLSAGDQANHSSLQEHAGFMAPDAVRQYRTVVNMGNHDRYHAPTYEAVYNRPNIEDENYWFTYNNALFVSLDSNDWQDFDDDVAFLRKVVKEQGADKDWVILTYHHATFSQAYHQEDRSIMYWRERMTPVFSELDVDLVLGGHDHIYTRSYLMDGHNPVDTGREAKIGETVAKQPGQVQYVTSNSASGSKYYQFFDFKKGERDEDTKHEFGQTVNDKTIRTYTALWEQKENPNYSNVAVTKDGLKVSTFDTETGATVDEFTLTRAGADQAQDPKPADPKPQDPKQDGSAASSDKNADEKADNGSSRNAGIAIGVIAAVAAVLGGVFFAAQQNLFPALNQFLPKM from the coding sequence ATGCGCACCCGATTCCTCACCGTATCCGTCGCGGCCGCAGTCGCCGTGTCCGGTCTCACCGTCCCTGTTGCTTTCGGCCAGGAGGAGCAGCAGGGCGCTCCGATCACTGCTACGAACGAGTACATCCAGAGCAACTACATCAACACGTTCTCGCTGCCGACGAAGAAGCCGGAGAATGTCATCCTCCAGGCTGGTGCAACCGAGTCTTCCGTGATGCTGAACTGGATCACCGAGGCCGGCGTTGAGGCCCAGAGTGTGCGCATCCGTGAAGCTGGGCAGACGAACGATGCCGCTCGTGTTGTCTCCGCGACTGCCACCCAGGAGACGGTGTCTGTTACCGAGGGTGACCCGCGCAAGATCACCCCGGTGTTGACTGAGGTCACGGCCCACAAGGTCACCGTTGACAACCTCAAGGAGAATACCGAGTACACCTACGCAGTTGGTTCCGAGGCTGACGGCTGGTCTGAGGAGTACACCTTCAACACCGGCACTTACGGCGACAGCTGGAACTTCCTGCACTTTGGTGACGTGCAGGTTTACTCCAACAAGGAAGAGTTCCAGGACCAGGTCGCTGGCTGGAACAACACCGTTGACCAGGCCACCAACAAGTTCCCACAGACGTCCTTCCTGCTTTCCGCAGGCGACCAGGCCAACCACTCCTCGCTGCAGGAGCACGCAGGCTTCATGGCTCCTGATGCGGTGCGTCAGTACCGCACCGTGGTCAACATGGGTAACCACGACCGCTACCACGCGCCCACGTACGAAGCCGTGTACAACCGTCCCAACATTGAGGACGAGAACTACTGGTTCACGTACAACAACGCACTGTTCGTCTCGCTGGACTCCAACGACTGGCAAGACTTCGATGACGACGTTGCGTTCCTGCGCAAGGTGGTCAAGGAGCAAGGCGCTGACAAGGATTGGGTCATTCTGACCTACCACCACGCGACCTTCTCGCAGGCTTACCACCAGGAAGACCGCAGCATCATGTACTGGCGTGAGCGCATGACCCCGGTGTTCTCTGAGCTGGATGTGGATCTGGTCCTAGGCGGCCACGACCACATCTACACCCGTTCCTACCTCATGGACGGCCACAACCCTGTGGATACCGGCCGCGAAGCCAAGATTGGCGAGACCGTGGCAAAGCAGCCGGGTCAGGTGCAGTACGTGACCTCGAACTCTGCGTCGGGCTCGAAGTACTACCAGTTCTTCGACTTCAAGAAGGGCGAGCGTGACGAGGACACCAAGCACGAGTTCGGTCAGACGGTCAACGACAAGACCATTCGCACCTACACGGCGCTGTGGGAGCAGAAAGAAAACCCGAACTACTCCAACGTCGCCGTGACCAAGGACGGTTTGAAGGTGTCCACGTTTGACACCGAAACGGGTGCCACCGTGGATGAATTCACACTGACCCGCGCAGGCGCAGACCAAGCGCAGGACCCGAAGCCGGCCGATCCGAAGCCGCAGGACCCGAAGCAGGACGGCAGTGCTGCGTCCTCCGATAAGAATGCGGATGAAAAGGCAGACAACGGCTCGTCCCGCAATGCCGGCATCGCAATCGGTGTGATCGCAGCAGTTGCTGCAGTACTCGGTGGCGTCTTCTTCGCCGCGCAGCAGAACCTGTTCCCGGCGCTGAACCAGTTCCTGCCGAAGATGTAG
- a CDS encoding ABC transporter ATP-binding protein has translation MATIEIRDLRKRFGDVQALDGMSFSVADGEIYGFVGSNGAGKSTTMRIALGVLAADSGEVLLDGRPLDQSSRRRIGYMPEERGLYGKEKILEQLVFLAKLHGVDAAAAKRRGTELLEELGLAERQNDKLDDLSLGNQQRVQLAASLIHDPDILILDEPFSGLDPVAVDVMSTMLINRARAGVPVIFSSHQLDLVQRLCDRVGIVARGSMVAEGTVAELRARGPVRFRVGTSATGWLPEGASLIDGSADHAIVEAATPDDDQRILRAALDAGPVHEFTRVVPDLADLFKEVVK, from the coding sequence ATGGCAACAATAGAAATCCGTGATCTGCGCAAACGCTTCGGTGATGTCCAAGCCCTGGACGGCATGAGCTTCAGCGTCGCAGACGGAGAGATCTACGGGTTCGTCGGTTCGAACGGTGCCGGCAAGTCCACCACCATGCGCATTGCGCTCGGCGTTCTCGCGGCAGACTCCGGCGAGGTGCTTCTCGACGGCCGCCCGCTCGACCAGAGTTCCCGCCGCCGGATCGGGTACATGCCCGAAGAACGCGGGCTTTACGGCAAAGAAAAGATTCTCGAACAGTTGGTGTTCCTGGCTAAGCTTCACGGTGTCGACGCCGCCGCCGCCAAGCGGCGGGGAACCGAACTTCTCGAGGAGTTGGGCCTCGCCGAGCGTCAGAACGACAAGCTCGACGACCTTTCACTTGGCAACCAGCAGCGCGTCCAGCTCGCCGCCAGCCTCATCCACGATCCGGACATTCTAATTCTGGACGAGCCGTTCTCCGGCCTCGACCCGGTGGCAGTGGACGTGATGAGCACAATGCTGATCAACCGCGCCCGTGCGGGCGTGCCGGTGATCTTTTCTTCGCACCAGCTGGATCTGGTGCAGCGCCTGTGTGATCGTGTCGGCATCGTGGCGCGAGGCAGCATGGTGGCAGAAGGCACCGTTGCTGAACTTCGCGCCCGCGGCCCGGTTCGTTTCCGGGTCGGCACCTCAGCTACCGGTTGGCTGCCCGAGGGCGCATCGCTTATCGACGGCTCCGCGGACCACGCCATCGTTGAAGCCGCAACCCCCGATGATGACCAGCGCATTCTCCGCGCAGCACTCGACGCCGGTCCAGTCCACGAGTTCACCCGTGTCGTGCCCGACCTCGCCGACCTATTCAAGGAGGTTGTGAAGTAA
- a CDS encoding ABC transporter permease, producing MPANTNVAETYSPLQTVLTTAMREIQFLLRSKGVGFTLAITLIAIVGLTGFGAWQKNKNDDAEAPAIAAVNLDNQYLTDAGYDGRTAANLDDAVQLVRDGDVEAAVVVDGSQWQVISDGLPSSDIMTGIDGLADAYARTEALTELGVSPADYEAAAPQIDVVAVDVDEAAGEDTDSESSFARLFTALIALSVVVLSVITFAAQVGSRVTEEKSSRVIELILASVRPLDFLAGKLLGALAYGFLATALLIIVGAVAVQATGLLEGIDFDWSIFPILLVAWLLGMLFFGGLYAAAGAMVQRTEDLQSTQMPILLLLMASAYVPAFGWSATGATWMQVMSWIPPFSIFAAPLSYAAGDFTAAQLLGSFAIATAVTGVVVWFAARVYQRTILNNGRVTKWSEALQIKQA from the coding sequence ATGCCTGCAAATACCAACGTCGCCGAGACGTATTCACCATTGCAAACGGTGCTCACCACCGCGATGCGGGAGATTCAATTTCTTCTGCGCTCCAAGGGCGTCGGTTTCACGCTCGCGATCACCCTGATTGCCATTGTTGGTCTCACAGGTTTCGGCGCGTGGCAGAAAAACAAGAATGATGACGCAGAAGCACCTGCAATCGCCGCCGTCAACCTTGACAATCAATACCTCACTGACGCCGGTTACGATGGCCGCACAGCAGCCAACCTGGATGATGCGGTGCAACTTGTCCGAGACGGTGACGTCGAAGCTGCAGTTGTGGTCGATGGTTCGCAGTGGCAGGTCATCTCGGACGGGCTTCCATCTTCTGACATCATGACCGGCATCGATGGCCTCGCCGACGCCTACGCGCGCACGGAGGCCCTGACTGAACTCGGGGTGTCACCCGCCGACTACGAGGCCGCCGCGCCACAGATCGATGTCGTTGCAGTGGATGTCGATGAAGCCGCCGGGGAGGATACAGACTCTGAGAGCTCCTTTGCTCGCTTGTTCACCGCGCTGATTGCGTTGTCGGTGGTCGTGCTTTCGGTGATCACCTTCGCCGCGCAGGTGGGTAGCCGCGTCACCGAAGAGAAGTCCTCTCGCGTCATCGAACTGATTTTGGCATCCGTGCGTCCGCTCGATTTCCTTGCCGGCAAGCTGCTCGGCGCATTGGCCTACGGATTCCTTGCCACCGCGTTGCTCATCATCGTGGGCGCGGTCGCCGTGCAGGCAACTGGACTGCTGGAAGGCATCGACTTTGACTGGTCGATTTTCCCGATCTTGTTGGTTGCGTGGCTACTGGGAATGTTGTTCTTCGGTGGGCTCTACGCTGCTGCCGGTGCAATGGTGCAGCGCACGGAGGACCTGCAATCGACACAAATGCCGATCCTGCTGCTTCTCATGGCGAGTGCCTATGTCCCGGCATTCGGATGGTCTGCAACCGGCGCGACGTGGATGCAGGTGATGAGCTGGATCCCACCGTTTTCCATTTTCGCCGCGCCGTTGTCCTACGCGGCCGGAGACTTCACAGCAGCGCAACTGCTTGGGTCGTTCGCGATCGCCACCGCCGTCACCGGAGTAGTGGTGTGGTTCGCCGCGCGGGTGTACCAGCGGACGATTCTTAATAATGGACGCGTGACCAAGTGGTCGGAGGCATTGCAGATCAAGCAAGCGTGA
- a CDS encoding FAD-binding and (Fe-S)-binding domain-containing protein has translation MTATISSPTEHLARELGSEQVLSTRPIDRIKYAHDASHFLYTPDVVVEARNAHDVAAAFRASAASGAPVVLRAGGTSLSGQASGRGMLVDVRKHFRGVEVLDGGARVRVQPGSTVRQVNAHLAAYGRKIGPDPASEGAATMGGVIANNSSGMACGTKLNTYNTIESMTFVLPSGTVINTAHTDAEAQFGREEAELVAKLEQLKRRVRENRESVETIERHFALKNTMGYSLNAFLDYDSPLDIFMHLLVASEGTLAFIAEAVLRTVEVPKLKTTTIAVYPTLEAATRSLPALFDSQAATLELMDSRSIKVGRTFDSVPEQITGFELSGQAALLIEYHANEVEQLREFEQAGGKLLEEFELQTSAAFTTNAAEAAKAWAFRKGLYAQVAEARPSGTTALLEDIAVPVGDLADTCGSLQQLFDAYGYDDAVIFGHAKDGNIHFLITDRFEGEENLTRYDGFNEDMVDLVLSAGGNLKAEHGTGRVMAPYVRRQYGDELYNVMVELKRAADPRGVMNPGVIITDDEREHMKNFKLNPQVEDEIDPCVECGYCEPVCPSKDLTMTPRQRIVVRRARAKAVAEGDTALVKAIDADYQYQGIETCAVDSLCVTACPVGIDTGKFVKQLRGEQAGVMLSSGWGAAAKGWGPLNTAASTALTGAYYLPTGLVQKVTDVARALISTDVVPQYQSELSKGGQRRSKLGQVVGDRFAAPSAVFVPACVNAMFGPQSSAGVGATEAFVRLAKRAGIALIVPDEIDELCCGTPWTSKGMHAGHDVMEERVRRVLGSATGGGRLPVVVDAASCTHGMAEMVEHLGIEVIDAVTFIARHLDALPEAKKVDSITLHPTCSTTHLGIQKDLETVAAAAAKEVHVPVDWGCCGYAGDRGMLHSELTASATTREAREAKQLGAEVHASCNRTCELGLTRATGADYVHVLEVLEAATR, from the coding sequence ATGACGGCAACAATTTCCTCCCCGACGGAGCACCTAGCTCGAGAACTCGGCTCTGAACAGGTGCTTTCCACCCGCCCCATCGACCGTATTAAATACGCTCATGACGCTTCTCATTTCCTCTACACCCCGGACGTAGTGGTGGAGGCGCGCAACGCCCACGACGTGGCGGCGGCGTTTCGCGCCTCGGCCGCGTCCGGCGCCCCGGTGGTGTTGCGTGCAGGTGGAACCTCCCTGTCAGGCCAGGCCAGCGGTAGGGGAATGTTGGTGGACGTGCGCAAGCACTTCCGCGGCGTTGAAGTCCTTGACGGCGGTGCGCGGGTTCGCGTTCAGCCTGGCTCCACGGTGCGCCAGGTGAATGCTCACCTCGCTGCCTACGGCCGCAAAATCGGCCCGGACCCAGCTTCCGAGGGCGCGGCGACTATGGGCGGGGTGATCGCCAACAACTCCTCCGGCATGGCATGCGGCACCAAGCTCAACACCTACAACACCATCGAGTCGATGACCTTCGTCCTGCCCTCTGGCACCGTGATTAACACGGCGCACACAGACGCGGAAGCGCAGTTTGGGCGCGAAGAAGCGGAGCTCGTCGCAAAGCTGGAGCAACTGAAGCGCCGGGTGCGTGAGAATCGGGAATCCGTGGAAACCATCGAGCGCCACTTCGCGTTGAAGAACACGATGGGCTACAGCCTGAACGCGTTTTTGGATTATGACTCACCTCTAGATATTTTCATGCACCTGCTGGTCGCATCCGAGGGAACGCTCGCATTCATTGCCGAGGCCGTGCTTCGGACCGTTGAGGTGCCGAAGTTGAAGACCACCACGATCGCCGTCTACCCCACGCTGGAAGCGGCGACGCGCTCACTGCCTGCGCTGTTCGATTCCCAGGCGGCAACGCTGGAGTTGATGGATTCACGCTCCATCAAAGTTGGCCGCACCTTCGACTCGGTTCCGGAACAGATCACAGGTTTTGAGCTCTCCGGTCAGGCAGCACTCCTCATCGAATACCACGCCAACGAAGTCGAACAGCTGCGCGAGTTCGAGCAGGCTGGAGGAAAGTTGCTTGAAGAATTTGAGCTGCAAACTTCGGCCGCCTTCACCACCAACGCTGCCGAGGCGGCCAAGGCATGGGCCTTCCGCAAGGGGCTCTACGCCCAGGTCGCAGAAGCGCGTCCCTCCGGAACCACCGCTCTACTCGAAGACATCGCGGTGCCAGTTGGAGACCTCGCTGACACGTGCGGCAGTTTGCAGCAGCTGTTCGATGCTTACGGTTACGACGATGCCGTCATCTTCGGCCACGCCAAGGACGGCAACATTCACTTCCTCATCACCGACCGCTTCGAAGGCGAGGAGAACCTCACTCGCTACGACGGATTCAACGAGGACATGGTGGATCTCGTGCTCAGCGCCGGCGGCAACCTTAAGGCTGAACACGGCACCGGGCGCGTGATGGCACCCTATGTGCGCCGCCAGTACGGAGATGAGCTTTACAACGTCATGGTGGAGCTCAAGCGTGCGGCCGACCCGCGCGGGGTGATGAACCCGGGCGTGATCATCACCGACGATGAGCGCGAACACATGAAGAACTTCAAGCTCAATCCGCAGGTGGAAGACGAGATTGACCCGTGCGTAGAGTGTGGCTATTGCGAGCCGGTGTGCCCCTCGAAAGACTTGACAATGACGCCGCGCCAGCGCATTGTGGTGCGCCGCGCCCGCGCGAAGGCCGTGGCGGAGGGTGACACGGCGCTAGTAAAGGCGATCGATGCCGATTACCAGTACCAAGGCATCGAAACCTGCGCCGTGGATTCACTGTGCGTGACCGCGTGCCCGGTGGGCATTGACACGGGCAAGTTTGTCAAGCAACTGCGCGGGGAGCAGGCCGGGGTGATGCTGAGCTCCGGCTGGGGTGCGGCCGCGAAGGGCTGGGGTCCACTCAACACAGCGGCTTCTACGGCGCTGACCGGTGCCTATTACCTGCCCACCGGCTTGGTGCAGAAGGTCACCGACGTTGCCCGCGCGCTGATCAGCACCGATGTGGTGCCGCAGTATCAGTCGGAGCTGTCGAAGGGCGGGCAGCGTCGCTCGAAGCTGGGCCAGGTAGTCGGCGACCGCTTCGCAGCGCCGAGCGCGGTTTTCGTCCCAGCTTGCGTTAACGCCATGTTCGGCCCACAGTCCTCCGCGGGTGTCGGTGCCACCGAGGCGTTCGTGCGCCTTGCCAAGCGGGCGGGTATTGCCCTCATCGTCCCGGATGAGATAGACGAGCTGTGCTGCGGGACGCCGTGGACCTCGAAAGGCATGCACGCCGGCCACGATGTGATGGAGGAGCGGGTGCGCCGCGTGCTTGGCAGCGCCACAGGCGGTGGGCGCCTGCCCGTTGTTGTTGACGCTGCCAGCTGCACCCACGGTATGGCTGAGATGGTCGAACACCTGGGTATAGAGGTGATCGACGCGGTGACGTTTATCGCGCGCCATCTCGATGCCCTGCCAGAAGCCAAGAAAGTCGACTCGATCACGCTGCACCCGACCTGCTCGACAACGCACTTAGGCATCCAAAAAGACCTCGAGACCGTCGCGGCGGCTGCTGCGAAAGAGGTGCACGTACCGGTGGACTGGGGCTGCTGCGGATACGCGGGCGATCGTGGCATGTTGCATTCGGAGCTGACCGCTTCCGCTACCACGCGCGAGGCCCGGGAGGCGAAGCAGCTCGGCGCCGAGGTGCACGCGAGCTGCAACCGTACCTGTGAGCTGGGGCTAACCCGCGCTACCGGCGCAGACTACGTGCACGTGCTTGAAGTATTAGAAGCTGCAACCCGGTGA
- a CDS encoding helicase-associated domain-containing protein — MSTFTQALTELTEEELRLLIDARPDAFLPTPPSLGSLATRLALPGSVALALRSLNASDLRTLERLADAGAELDPVDASNAERPVIPPGALTRLRERALVYGPDTAVRIAPGTLSALPPGWRISDTAPDDFEARLAALPARERQVLETLANAGGVGTTKSAAADANPNTPVARLITAGLLVRANSSTVRLPRPVRDAIAGHRPRIFPTEPPALPDVDLAAVDEMAASRGLEAVRQMRQLITALLAHPVALNKDGTVGVRALANLEKDLGFDPSLLITIGEAAGVIGRGNADDTDVLAATRDALSWLDATLSDQWAVLLAGWVATPWRIDTGHKLLSAESHVPELRHARATILRHGGDMQQLLFHAPLAASGMRDALINAVVAEGQAVGALAQHVSSSPAVAVLDGRDIAAATKDLVPDEVGYVIAQADMTVLAPGPLNPRAARFVERIAQLESPGLASVWRVTEASIRNAFDSGLTSSQIHDWLAEHVLGDVPQSISFLIDDVARTHGSIRAGSALSYVRSDDESLIATAAQQCGLRVLAPTVAISELPLAQLITELRDAGLQPIAEDAHGIEINVAPEPSLVPATPSMLPRPRAIDPAHRERIIETLRSGDTEETTPAEQSDTLETLRAAARGRRHVTLGYVDKSGRGRTLTVLPLSVNAGQVDALDEATERVVRIALPRITRVILA, encoded by the coding sequence ATGTCTACGTTCACCCAAGCACTCACAGAGCTCACAGAGGAAGAGCTCCGTTTGCTTATCGACGCACGCCCAGACGCTTTCCTCCCCACCCCACCCTCTCTCGGGTCCCTGGCAACCCGCCTCGCTTTGCCGGGGTCGGTTGCACTGGCACTGCGCTCCCTCAACGCTTCCGACCTGCGGACGCTGGAGCGCCTTGCTGATGCGGGTGCTGAGCTGGATCCGGTAGACGCGTCCAACGCCGAGCGACCTGTCATTCCGCCTGGCGCCCTTACCCGCCTGCGCGAGCGCGCATTGGTGTACGGACCGGACACCGCCGTCCGCATCGCGCCGGGAACCCTCTCCGCGTTGCCTCCGGGGTGGAGAATCAGCGACACCGCCCCGGATGACTTTGAAGCACGGTTGGCCGCACTCCCCGCGCGAGAGCGCCAAGTACTAGAAACGCTTGCGAACGCCGGTGGCGTTGGCACCACCAAATCCGCAGCGGCCGACGCCAACCCGAACACGCCCGTCGCGCGCCTCATTACCGCCGGGCTTCTCGTACGAGCCAATTCCAGCACCGTGCGACTCCCCCGGCCCGTCCGCGACGCGATCGCTGGCCACCGCCCACGCATCTTCCCCACCGAGCCGCCCGCGTTGCCTGACGTAGATCTTGCGGCCGTCGACGAAATGGCTGCGAGCCGGGGCTTGGAAGCCGTGCGCCAGATGCGGCAGCTCATTACCGCGCTCTTGGCGCACCCGGTTGCGCTGAACAAAGACGGCACGGTCGGGGTGCGCGCCCTTGCGAACCTGGAGAAGGATCTCGGCTTCGACCCTTCGTTGCTGATCACAATCGGCGAAGCAGCCGGTGTGATCGGTCGTGGCAACGCCGACGATACAGACGTCCTCGCCGCCACCCGAGACGCTCTCAGCTGGCTCGATGCCACGCTGTCGGATCAGTGGGCTGTGCTGCTTGCGGGCTGGGTCGCTACACCGTGGCGCATCGACACCGGCCACAAGCTCCTCTCTGCGGAAAGCCACGTTCCCGAGCTGCGCCATGCCCGGGCCACGATCCTGCGCCACGGCGGGGACATGCAGCAGTTGCTGTTCCACGCCCCGCTCGCAGCATCGGGCATGCGGGACGCACTCATCAACGCGGTGGTCGCCGAGGGACAGGCAGTCGGTGCGCTCGCCCAGCACGTGTCGTCATCCCCGGCTGTTGCTGTGCTTGATGGCCGCGACATTGCGGCCGCCACCAAGGACCTGGTCCCGGACGAGGTCGGATACGTAATCGCTCAGGCAGATATGACTGTGCTCGCGCCTGGCCCCCTCAACCCTCGGGCGGCGCGCTTTGTTGAGCGAATCGCCCAACTGGAATCCCCGGGACTGGCAAGTGTATGGCGGGTGACCGAGGCGTCGATACGCAATGCTTTTGATAGTGGACTGACCAGCTCGCAGATCCATGACTGGTTGGCTGAGCACGTGTTGGGCGACGTTCCGCAGAGCATCAGCTTCCTGATCGACGATGTCGCGCGCACGCACGGCTCGATCCGTGCGGGAAGCGCGCTGAGTTATGTGCGCAGCGACGACGAATCGTTGATCGCGACCGCGGCGCAACAATGCGGCCTGCGGGTCCTCGCCCCGACCGTTGCCATCTCGGAGTTGCCGCTGGCGCAGCTGATCACTGAGCTGAGAGACGCGGGCCTGCAACCGATTGCAGAAGACGCTCACGGCATCGAGATCAACGTGGCACCCGAACCGTCGCTTGTGCCAGCCACCCCATCCATGCTCCCTCGCCCGCGCGCCATCGATCCGGCGCACCGGGAACGCATCATTGAAACCCTTCGGTCCGGTGACACTGAAGAAACCACCCCCGCGGAGCAAAGCGACACGCTGGAGACCTTGCGTGCGGCTGCCCGGGGCCGGCGTCACGTCACACTCGGTTACGTGGATAAGAGCGGACGGGGTCGCACGCTGACAGTACTCCCGCTGTCCGTGAACGCCGGCCAGGTCGATGCCTTAGACGAGGCGACGGAGCGAGTGGTGCGCATCGCCTTGCCCAGGATCACGCGCGTCATACTCGCTTGA
- a CDS encoding resuscitation-promoting factor Rpf1 domain-containing protein codes for MGRHSKQTTSMTKKTFAGVAATAAMAGIMAPQAAAAPDSDWDRLAQCEAGGNWNINTGNGYYGGLQFSASTWRAYGGGEFAPYAHQATREQQIIVAERTLAAQGWGAWPACSARLGLNSAPTNRDHQAASASAPIESSAPAESSVPAEYSAPAESSEAEAPIDPREAAAQAVDVLYGELTAALQRSGIAVPQFVQDTYAANRYDYGAFYKANQTLIEAVLTGNTQAVVAEAGRYAAKARGVQA; via the coding sequence ATGGGACGCCACTCCAAGCAGACCACTTCGATGACCAAGAAGACGTTCGCAGGCGTCGCAGCGACCGCTGCGATGGCCGGCATCATGGCTCCGCAGGCAGCGGCCGCTCCGGATTCCGACTGGGACCGCCTGGCACAGTGCGAGGCTGGCGGCAACTGGAACATCAACACCGGTAACGGCTACTACGGCGGCCTGCAGTTCTCCGCTTCCACCTGGCGCGCATACGGCGGCGGCGAGTTCGCTCCGTACGCTCACCAGGCAACCCGCGAGCAGCAGATCATCGTTGCTGAGCGCACCCTGGCCGCCCAGGGCTGGGGCGCATGGCCGGCGTGCTCCGCTCGCCTGGGCCTGAACTCCGCACCGACCAACCGCGACCACCAGGCTGCCAGTGCTTCGGCCCCGATCGAGTCCTCCGCTCCGGCCGAGTCGTCGGTACCGGCAGAATACTCCGCACCCGCAGAGTCCTCTGAAGCTGAGGCTCCGATCGATCCGCGCGAGGCAGCAGCACAGGCCGTCGACGTGCTCTACGGTGAACTCACCGCCGCACTGCAGCGCTCCGGCATCGCAGTCCCGCAGTTCGTGCAGGACACCTACGCAGCGAACCGCTACGACTACGGCGCGTTCTACAAGGCGAACCAGACCCTGATCGAGGCAGTTCTTACGGGCAACACCCAGGCTGTGGTCGCTGAGGCAGGTCGCTACGCCGCCAAGGCACGCGGCGTCCAGGCATAA
- a CDS encoding cold-shock protein, which translates to MPIGKVKWYDAEKGFGFASNPGEEDVFIGKNVLPDGVDELVAGQRVEFDFAAGRRGPQALRVKVLDTPKRRPTHQRKPEELGSMLADVMTMIETQIQPALTAGRYPDRKESRQVAEILRAVAKELDA; encoded by the coding sequence ATGCCTATTGGAAAGGTGAAGTGGTACGACGCGGAGAAGGGATTCGGTTTCGCGTCGAATCCAGGTGAAGAGGATGTCTTCATCGGAAAAAACGTGTTGCCCGACGGCGTCGACGAGCTGGTTGCCGGCCAGCGCGTCGAGTTCGACTTCGCGGCCGGTCGCCGTGGCCCGCAGGCGCTGCGCGTCAAGGTGCTCGACACTCCGAAGCGCAGGCCCACGCACCAACGCAAGCCGGAGGAGTTGGGCAGCATGCTCGCCGATGTCATGACGATGATCGAAACTCAGATCCAGCCGGCGCTCACCGCGGGTCGCTACCCAGACCGCAAGGAGTCACGCCAGGTCGCCGAAATCTTGCGCGCCGTGGCCAAGGAGCTCGACGCTTAA
- a CDS encoding DUF2771 family protein → MADTKRTKRAAGKKTQHWNQIALIATAALVLVAAVYMFMEWQSARPDTPASDLRVEVTSAGETREIEPYTVCELDDECAGDTPPTMALDANEVAFKVPEEVAALSWRLLLIYDDPAANNEVVFTSGEASHYTADAVTESGARLVVGEVSALGVDVNDAGEEIPVIATWSVGFE, encoded by the coding sequence ATGGCTGACACCAAGCGCACCAAGCGCGCAGCGGGCAAAAAGACTCAGCACTGGAACCAAATCGCGCTCATCGCGACGGCGGCCCTTGTGCTGGTCGCTGCCGTGTACATGTTCATGGAGTGGCAAAGTGCCCGCCCGGACACGCCGGCGAGTGACCTCCGAGTCGAGGTCACGTCGGCTGGTGAGACGCGCGAGATCGAGCCGTACACGGTCTGCGAGTTGGACGACGAGTGCGCTGGCGACACGCCCCCAACCATGGCGCTGGACGCAAACGAAGTCGCTTTCAAGGTGCCCGAAGAGGTCGCTGCCTTAAGCTGGCGGCTGCTGTTAATTTACGACGATCCGGCTGCGAATAATGAGGTCGTCTTCACCTCGGGCGAGGCATCGCACTACACCGCCGACGCCGTCACCGAATCCGGGGCGCGGCTGGTGGTGGGCGAGGTTTCCGCCCTGGGAGTGGATGTGAACGATGCGGGAGAAGAGATTCCCGTCATCGCCACGTGGTCGGTCGGGTTCGAATAG